One Corynebacterium appendicis CIP 107643 DNA window includes the following coding sequences:
- the era gene encoding GTPase Era, whose amino-acid sequence MKILSVQSAVSFGHVGNSGAVFPMQRLGHEVWPVYTVNFSNHTEYPSWRGPKIAPEDVADVLDGMSFAYPEADVVVTGYLGSSSLASVIVDAVEKVKQANPEAEWVCDPVIGNAKVGSFVDEDIPGIFKDEIIPLADAICPNQWELALLTGRELSTIAETIDAARSLTSRALITSVDTGDPATIGMLDIDEDVAWYVETPRVGGNVVGAGDLAAAMYTALIDDAPKDRLEHIAGTLYGMVVAAQETTRLDNSFAGLPSVERQDLIVEPDASFVAVPYAGMDYLSQFTDTPEGFRSGFVSFVGRPNTGKSTLTNALVGEKIAIMADQPETTRHPIRGIVNRDDAQIVVVDTPGLHRPRTLLGERLNEVVKDTFADVDVIGLTIPANEKIGPGDRWILDAVRKTKPNTPIVGIVTKLDRAGKDQVGEQLMSLHEMLVEATGNENVDVVPVSATENVQLDVLLDVIASLLPEGPRFYPEGHVTDEDMETRIAELIREEALRGLRDELPHSVAVQIDEMLPETDGRGNTRTKIYAVLYLERPGQKTIIEGRDGRRLSGIVQRSRKQIMELVGQNVYLDLRIKVLKNWQSDPKHLGRLGF is encoded by the coding sequence GTGAAGATTCTCTCGGTCCAGTCGGCGGTGTCCTTCGGCCACGTGGGCAATTCCGGGGCCGTTTTCCCGATGCAGCGGCTTGGCCACGAGGTCTGGCCGGTGTACACCGTCAACTTCTCCAACCACACGGAGTACCCGTCGTGGCGCGGGCCGAAGATCGCGCCCGAAGACGTCGCGGACGTGCTGGACGGGATGAGCTTCGCCTACCCCGAGGCCGACGTGGTGGTGACGGGGTATTTGGGCTCGTCGTCTCTCGCATCCGTCATTGTGGACGCAGTGGAGAAGGTCAAGCAGGCCAACCCGGAGGCGGAGTGGGTGTGCGACCCGGTGATCGGCAACGCGAAGGTCGGGTCGTTCGTCGACGAGGACATCCCGGGCATCTTCAAAGACGAGATCATTCCGCTCGCCGACGCGATCTGCCCCAACCAGTGGGAGCTGGCGCTTCTCACCGGCCGCGAGCTGAGCACCATCGCGGAGACGATCGACGCCGCGCGGTCCCTGACAAGCCGTGCACTCATCACCAGCGTGGACACGGGCGATCCGGCGACGATCGGCATGCTGGACATCGATGAGGATGTTGCCTGGTACGTGGAAACGCCGCGCGTCGGCGGCAATGTCGTCGGCGCGGGGGATCTCGCGGCAGCGATGTACACAGCGCTTATCGACGACGCCCCCAAGGATCGCCTCGAGCACATCGCCGGAACCCTCTACGGCATGGTCGTGGCGGCGCAGGAGACCACGCGGCTGGACAACAGTTTTGCCGGCCTTCCCTCGGTAGAGCGACAAGACCTCATTGTGGAGCCGGACGCCAGTTTCGTGGCAGTACCATATGCAGGCATGGACTACCTTTCCCAGTTCACCGATACCCCGGAGGGCTTTCGCTCCGGATTTGTCAGCTTCGTCGGCCGCCCGAACACCGGTAAGTCGACGCTGACGAATGCGCTGGTGGGCGAGAAGATCGCCATCATGGCGGACCAGCCGGAGACGACCCGCCACCCGATCCGCGGCATCGTGAACCGGGACGACGCGCAGATCGTCGTTGTGGACACCCCCGGCCTGCACCGTCCGCGCACCCTGTTGGGCGAGCGCCTCAATGAGGTGGTCAAAGACACCTTCGCCGACGTGGACGTGATCGGCCTGACCATCCCGGCGAACGAGAAGATCGGCCCCGGCGACCGCTGGATCCTCGATGCGGTGCGGAAGACGAAGCCGAACACGCCCATCGTGGGCATCGTGACCAAGCTCGACCGGGCCGGCAAAGACCAGGTGGGCGAACAACTCATGAGCCTGCACGAGATGCTGGTGGAAGCCACAGGAAACGAGAATGTCGATGTGGTTCCGGTCTCGGCGACGGAGAATGTTCAGCTGGATGTCCTGTTGGACGTGATCGCTTCTCTCCTTCCAGAAGGTCCACGGTTCTATCCGGAAGGCCACGTCACGGACGAGGACATGGAGACACGCATCGCGGAGCTGATCCGCGAGGAGGCGTTGCGCGGGCTCCGCGACGAGCTGCCCCACTCGGTGGCCGTGCAGATCGACGAGATGCTCCCCGAAACCGACGGCCGGGGTAACACACGGACCAAGATCTACGCGGTGCTGTACCTGGAGCGCCCGGGACAGAAGACCATCATCGAGGGAAGGGACGGGCGGAGACTGTCCGGGATTGTCCAGCGCTCGCGGAAGCAGATCATGGAGCTGGTGGGGCAGAACGTGTACCTCGATCTGCGCATCAAGGTGCTGAAGAACTGGCAGTCCGACCCGAAGCATTTGGGGCGCCTTGGCTTCTAA
- the pdxY gene encoding pyridoxal kinase PdxY yields the protein MKNILSIQSAVSFGHVGNSAAVFPLQRIGHEVWPVYTVNFSNHTGYGSWKGPMIPAEDVREVIAGIGDRGALKDVDVVLSGYLGGDDIADVVVDAVAQVKELNPDAVYSCDPVMGNAKSGCHVSDNIPPLLREKVVPVADIICPNQFELGYLTGIDCFDLDSTLKGIEAAKEMGPSTVLVTSVERPDQPDGVLEMIASDDTGTWIVETPRLPFKRNGSGDVACALFTGHYVESVNAADSLAKTASSVYDLLEATYEADSPELLLVESQDSFAHPQMQFEVREL from the coding sequence ATGAAGAACATCCTCTCCATCCAGTCAGCAGTGTCTTTCGGCCATGTGGGCAATTCGGCGGCGGTCTTTCCGCTGCAGCGGATCGGACACGAGGTGTGGCCGGTGTACACCGTGAATTTCTCCAACCACACCGGCTACGGCTCGTGGAAGGGCCCGATGATTCCGGCGGAGGATGTCCGCGAAGTGATCGCAGGCATCGGCGACCGCGGGGCGCTCAAAGACGTCGACGTGGTGCTGTCCGGATATCTGGGCGGCGACGATATCGCGGACGTGGTCGTGGACGCGGTGGCGCAGGTCAAAGAGCTGAATCCGGACGCCGTGTATTCCTGTGACCCGGTGATGGGCAATGCGAAATCGGGCTGCCACGTCTCGGACAATATTCCGCCGCTGCTGCGCGAGAAGGTGGTGCCGGTCGCCGACATCATCTGCCCGAACCAGTTCGAGCTGGGGTACCTGACGGGGATTGATTGTTTCGACCTTGATTCGACGCTGAAAGGGATTGAGGCCGCGAAAGAGATGGGGCCGTCGACGGTGCTCGTGACGTCCGTCGAGCGGCCGGACCAGCCGGACGGTGTTCTCGAAATGATCGCGTCGGATGACACGGGAACGTGGATCGTGGAAACACCGAGGCTTCCTTTCAAACGCAATGGCTCCGGGGATGTGGCATGCGCACTATTCACCGGGCACTACGTGGAATCGGTCAACGCGGCAGATTCCCTCGCGAAGACAGCCTCCAGTGTCTATGACCTGCTGGAGGCGACGTACGAGGCGGATTCGCCGGAACTGCTGTTGGTGGAATCGCAAGACTCCTTTGCGCATCCCCAGATGCAGTTCGAGGTACGTGAGCTGTGA
- a CDS encoding hemolysin family protein produces the protein MDLWVTYLLISLVSLLGAGVIKMLESALVPISRARVESMAKDGVGGATSLLRVVDARSNHLGLLALIQTVLDTLAAVFALLTALDAIPSRGWAITAAIVAVTLLRFGVIGVIARRAGKLNPYSISLRAAQVLTVVYVVLGPVSKLLIWIGNLVTPGEESLENPYATDVELREAVDIAQEQGVVETVEHRMIQNIFDLTDTHARQVMVPRPEMVWIEAEKTSGQAANLMIRSGHSRVPVIGESVDDIVGVIYLKDIVERTYNRTDSGSGVAVSELMREPKFVPDSKPLDDLLAEMQRDQTHIAVLVDEYGGIAGLMTMEDILEEIVGEIADEYDADEEAPIELVVGRTYRAQARLPLDDLVDFLDDEINYELEFDEEITDNVETVAGILSYELGRVPLPGSYVEVEGLRFTAEGGHDRRGRVKVRTVLIDVPEQPRDLNSPDGSAQ, from the coding sequence GTGGACCTCTGGGTGACCTACCTGCTGATCTCCCTGGTCTCCCTGCTGGGGGCGGGCGTGATCAAGATGCTCGAGTCTGCGCTCGTTCCCATTTCGCGTGCGCGCGTGGAGTCGATGGCAAAGGACGGCGTGGGGGGAGCTACCTCTTTGCTTCGCGTCGTGGATGCGCGGTCGAACCACTTGGGTCTGCTCGCGCTGATCCAGACGGTGCTGGACACGCTGGCGGCGGTCTTCGCGCTGCTGACGGCCTTGGACGCGATTCCGTCGCGGGGGTGGGCGATCACGGCGGCGATCGTGGCGGTGACGCTGTTGCGCTTCGGCGTGATCGGCGTGATCGCGCGGCGGGCCGGCAAGCTGAACCCGTACTCGATCTCCTTGCGCGCGGCGCAGGTCTTGACAGTCGTGTACGTCGTGCTGGGGCCTGTGTCGAAGCTGCTGATCTGGATCGGCAACCTGGTAACGCCGGGAGAGGAATCTCTCGAGAACCCGTACGCCACCGACGTCGAGCTGCGCGAGGCCGTCGACATAGCGCAGGAGCAGGGCGTGGTGGAGACCGTCGAGCACCGCATGATCCAGAACATTTTCGACCTGACCGACACGCACGCGCGCCAGGTGATGGTGCCGCGCCCGGAGATGGTGTGGATCGAGGCGGAAAAGACCTCCGGCCAGGCGGCGAACCTCATGATCCGTTCTGGGCACTCACGCGTGCCGGTGATCGGGGAGAGCGTCGACGACATCGTGGGCGTGATCTACCTGAAGGACATCGTCGAGCGCACCTACAACCGCACGGACAGCGGCAGCGGGGTCGCGGTCTCCGAGCTGATGCGCGAGCCGAAATTCGTGCCCGACTCGAAGCCCCTGGACGATCTGCTCGCGGAGATGCAGAGGGACCAGACGCACATCGCGGTGCTCGTGGACGAGTACGGCGGCATCGCGGGCCTGATGACGATGGAGGACATTCTCGAGGAAATCGTGGGCGAGATCGCCGACGAGTACGACGCGGACGAGGAAGCGCCGATCGAACTCGTTGTGGGCCGCACGTACCGCGCTCAGGCGCGGTTGCCGCTCGACGACCTCGTTGATTTCCTCGACGACGAGATCAACTACGAGCTCGAATTCGACGAGGAGATCACGGACAACGTCGAGACAGTCGCGGGCATTTTGTCCTATGAGCTGGGGCGCGTGCCGCTGCCGGGCTCGTACGTCGAGGTCGAGGGCCTGCGGTTTACCGCGGAAGGCGGCCACGACCGCCGCGGCCGCGTGAAAGTGCGCACAGTGCTTATCGACGTCCCCGAGCAGCCCCGAGACCTGAATTCACCCGACGGCAGTGCACAATAG
- the ybeY gene encoding rRNA maturation RNase YbeY: MSIEVLNESGEADVNEEMLVDVASFALTAMDVHPDTEVTITCVDTDTMADMHVRWMDLPGPTDVMSFPMDELTPGSGRPDATPVGPSMLGDIILCPAYDRKQADAAGHSLGHEMALLTVHGCLHLLGYDHATPAEEREMFALQNEILADWYDDLSARGIEFQPKPDGKHAFPSAADREELDGLVEKRGE; the protein is encoded by the coding sequence GTGAGCATCGAAGTCCTCAACGAGTCCGGGGAAGCAGACGTCAACGAGGAGATGCTTGTCGACGTCGCGTCGTTCGCCCTGACAGCCATGGACGTCCACCCGGACACCGAGGTCACCATCACCTGCGTGGACACCGACACGATGGCGGACATGCACGTGCGCTGGATGGACCTGCCGGGCCCCACCGACGTGATGAGCTTCCCGATGGACGAGCTCACTCCCGGTTCGGGGCGGCCAGATGCCACCCCGGTTGGGCCGTCGATGCTGGGCGACATCATCCTGTGTCCTGCCTACGACCGGAAGCAGGCGGATGCGGCGGGGCATTCCCTCGGCCACGAGATGGCGCTGTTGACGGTGCACGGGTGTTTGCATCTGTTGGGCTATGACCACGCCACCCCGGCGGAGGAGCGCGAGATGTTCGCGCTGCAGAACGAGATCCTGGCGGACTGGTACGACGATCTGTCGGCCCGCGGCATTGAATTCCAGCCGAAGCCGGACGGGAAGCACGCATTCCCGTCGGCGGCGGACCGGGAGGAACTGGACGGGCTCGTCGAAAAGCGGGGCGAGTAG
- a CDS encoding PhoH family protein encodes MAELVSSSYELDPELAQSVLGVTDGNLRTLNDMLGVDLFARGGSVMLRGPVDKVAHASRVLSELEAMARRGIVITADAVTHAVDIMATDMPESVAEILGQEIVARRGKIIRPKTAGQREYVDAIDENTIVFGIGPAGSGKTYLAVAKAVQALQAKEVKRIILTRPAVEAGEKLGFLPGTLNDKIDPYLRPLYDALRDMLDPEMIPKLMEAGIIEVAPLAYMRGRTLNDAFVILDEAQNTTPAQMKMFLTRLGFGSKMVVTGDISQVDLPRGVVSGLRVARRILQDVEDIHFQEFSAKDVVRHRLVSRIVAAYDSYDAHRAEKEGDTQ; translated from the coding sequence ATGGCAGAACTGGTCTCAAGCTCCTACGAGCTCGACCCTGAACTGGCGCAAAGTGTTCTCGGCGTCACGGACGGGAATCTGCGCACCCTGAACGACATGCTGGGCGTGGACCTCTTCGCGCGCGGCGGCTCGGTGATGCTGCGCGGCCCGGTGGATAAGGTGGCGCACGCTTCGCGCGTGCTTTCCGAGCTGGAGGCGATGGCGCGCCGCGGCATCGTGATCACGGCGGATGCGGTGACGCACGCGGTGGACATCATGGCCACCGACATGCCGGAATCCGTCGCGGAGATCCTCGGGCAGGAGATCGTCGCGCGGCGCGGAAAGATCATTCGCCCGAAGACAGCGGGGCAGCGCGAGTACGTCGACGCGATCGACGAGAACACGATCGTGTTCGGCATCGGCCCGGCGGGCTCGGGAAAGACGTACCTGGCGGTGGCTAAGGCAGTGCAGGCTTTGCAGGCCAAAGAGGTCAAGCGGATCATTCTGACGCGCCCGGCCGTGGAGGCGGGGGAGAAGCTCGGCTTCTTGCCGGGCACGCTGAACGACAAGATCGATCCGTACCTGCGCCCGCTGTACGACGCGCTGCGTGACATGCTCGATCCGGAGATGATCCCGAAGCTGATGGAGGCGGGCATCATTGAAGTCGCGCCGCTGGCGTACATGCGCGGACGCACGCTGAACGACGCGTTCGTGATCCTCGATGAGGCGCAGAACACGACCCCGGCGCAGATGAAGATGTTTCTGACGCGCTTAGGTTTTGGCTCCAAGATGGTGGTCACGGGCGATATTTCGCAGGTGGACCTGCCGCGTGGAGTCGTGTCGGGGCTGAGGGTGGCGCGGCGAATTTTGCAGGATGTGGAAGACATTCATTTCCAGGAATTCAGCGCGAAGGACGTCGTGAGGCACAGGCTGGTCAGCCGGATCGTCGCCGCCTACGACAGCTACGACGCACACAGGGCAGAAAAAGAGGGAGACACACAGTGA
- a CDS encoding 16S rRNA (uracil(1498)-N(3))-methyltransferase, with the protein MSLPYFIADDPASGRLDGAEGRHAVTVKRITAGERIALIDGRGTVAEVEVTGTSGKDRLFGTVVELKNVSQPRPEVIVVQAIPKSERAELAVDLATQGGADAILPWISHRTIARWQGPKVAKNVEKWQLTAREAAKQSRRAWIPEVHDPVTTNQLAEMIQGETALVLHEDAEKKIGEVDLDVDKLFLIVGPEGGIGEDELELLGAVKVKLGPEVLRTASAAFAGLSAIGVLSRW; encoded by the coding sequence ATGAGCCTGCCGTATTTCATCGCGGACGACCCGGCGTCGGGAAGACTCGACGGAGCGGAAGGCCGCCATGCCGTCACGGTGAAGAGGATCACTGCGGGAGAGCGCATTGCGCTAATCGACGGCCGTGGAACTGTGGCAGAGGTCGAGGTGACGGGGACGTCGGGAAAGGATCGACTTTTCGGAACAGTCGTGGAGCTGAAGAACGTTTCGCAGCCGCGGCCGGAAGTGATCGTGGTTCAAGCGATTCCGAAATCGGAGCGGGCGGAGCTCGCGGTGGATCTGGCCACGCAGGGAGGCGCGGACGCGATTCTTCCGTGGATCTCGCACCGGACGATCGCGCGGTGGCAGGGTCCGAAGGTGGCCAAGAACGTGGAGAAGTGGCAGTTGACCGCGCGAGAAGCGGCGAAGCAGTCGCGGCGTGCGTGGATTCCGGAAGTTCATGACCCGGTGACCACGAACCAGCTGGCGGAAATGATCCAGGGGGAGACGGCTCTGGTTCTCCACGAGGATGCGGAGAAGAAGATCGGCGAGGTTGATTTGGACGTCGATAAGCTGTTCCTCATCGTTGGGCCCGAGGGCGGAATCGGAGAGGACGAGCTGGAGCTGCTGGGTGCGGTGAAAGTGAAGCTGGGGCCGGAAGTGCTGCGCACGGCATCGGCGGCATTCGCCGGATTGAGTGCCATCGGGGTGCTTTCCCGCTGGTAG
- the dnaJ gene encoding molecular chaperone DnaJ has translation MARDYYGILGVEQGATDAEIKKAYRRLARKYHPDVNDTEEAAEKFREISVAQEVLLDPQKRSIVDRGGDPMEQGRAAGGPQGGFGFGDIFEAFFGDTGTGAGRGPKSRVQPGNDALLRTTISLAEAYSGTRKDVTVDTAVLCEHCHGTGSESESKPVTCDECGGQGQVQQVQQSFLGNIMTTTSCPKCSGFGEIITDPCQKCGGQGRVRSRRDISVKIPAGIVGGMRIRMAGQGEVGHGGGPAGDLYVEVDTETHPVFVREGDNLHLKVNVPMYDAALGTSVEVEDLAGETTTIEVPAGTQPEEEIVLTGEGMPRLRREGAGDMIAHVQVLVPTELSKEQRRSLEELRDGHDESASVEEEAGQDEGFFSRLRDRFRF, from the coding sequence ATGGCACGCGATTACTACGGCATTCTCGGCGTGGAGCAGGGCGCCACGGACGCGGAGATCAAGAAGGCTTATCGACGCCTCGCCCGCAAGTACCACCCCGATGTGAACGACACGGAAGAAGCCGCGGAGAAATTCCGCGAGATATCCGTGGCCCAGGAGGTGCTGCTGGACCCGCAGAAGCGCAGCATCGTCGACCGGGGCGGCGACCCGATGGAGCAGGGTCGCGCCGCTGGCGGCCCGCAGGGCGGCTTCGGCTTCGGCGATATCTTCGAGGCGTTCTTCGGGGACACTGGAACCGGTGCGGGACGGGGACCGAAATCTCGCGTTCAGCCGGGCAACGACGCGCTGCTGCGGACGACGATCTCGCTGGCGGAAGCCTATTCGGGTACCCGCAAGGACGTGACGGTGGACACGGCGGTCCTGTGCGAGCACTGCCACGGAACGGGCTCCGAGTCGGAGTCCAAGCCGGTCACCTGCGACGAGTGCGGCGGCCAGGGGCAGGTGCAGCAGGTCCAGCAGTCGTTCTTGGGCAATATCATGACCACGACGTCGTGCCCGAAATGTTCTGGCTTCGGCGAGATCATCACCGATCCGTGCCAGAAGTGCGGCGGCCAGGGACGCGTCCGTTCGCGCCGGGATATCTCGGTGAAGATTCCGGCGGGCATCGTCGGCGGCATGCGCATCCGCATGGCGGGCCAGGGCGAGGTCGGCCATGGCGGCGGCCCGGCTGGCGACCTGTACGTCGAGGTGGACACGGAGACCCACCCGGTGTTCGTCCGCGAGGGCGACAATCTGCACCTCAAAGTCAATGTGCCGATGTACGATGCGGCGCTGGGCACCTCGGTCGAGGTCGAGGACCTGGCAGGGGAGACCACGACCATCGAGGTTCCTGCGGGCACCCAGCCGGAGGAGGAAATCGTGCTCACAGGCGAGGGCATGCCGCGTCTGCGCCGGGAGGGCGCGGGCGACATGATCGCGCATGTCCAGGTGCTCGTCCCCACCGAGCTGAGCAAGGAGCAGCGCCGCAGCCTGGAAGAGCTGCGCGACGGGCATGACGAGTCGGCGTCCGTCGAGGAAGAGGCGGGCCAGGACGAGGGCTTCTTCTCCCGCCTGCGCGACCGGTTCCGTTTCTGA
- the hrcA gene encoding heat-inducible transcriptional repressor HrcA, which produces MAGVARERRQAVLRAIVADYISSQEPVGSKRLVERHKLNVSSATIRNDMAVLEAEGFIAQPHASSGRVPTEKGYRAFVDAINDVKPLSLPERRAISEFLESSVDLEDVMRRSAYLLAQLTHQAAVVQLPTLAVSRVKHCEVVTLTPTRLLLVLITDNGRVDQRNVELAQPIGEEALAQLRDLLNRALVGKTMADASTSLVILADEAPSDIADPLNSAISVLIDTLVENPSDRVLIAGASNLMPKTTDLLSVVEALEEQVVVLKLLTNLPELGNVSVVIGQENEDEELSKASIVTSGYGAAGETLGGLGVLGPTYMDYPGTMRKVAAVAHYISHILGEEGG; this is translated from the coding sequence ATGGCGGGTGTCGCACGCGAGCGCAGGCAGGCAGTGCTGCGCGCGATCGTGGCGGACTACATCTCTTCCCAGGAACCGGTCGGCTCGAAGCGGCTGGTGGAGCGGCACAAACTCAACGTGTCGTCGGCGACGATCCGCAACGACATGGCGGTGCTGGAAGCGGAAGGCTTTATCGCGCAGCCGCACGCGAGCTCCGGCCGTGTGCCGACGGAGAAGGGCTACAGGGCGTTTGTCGACGCGATCAACGACGTCAAACCACTGTCGCTTCCGGAGCGCAGGGCGATCTCGGAGTTTTTGGAATCGAGCGTCGACTTAGAGGACGTGATGCGCAGGTCGGCGTACCTGCTGGCGCAGCTCACCCACCAGGCGGCGGTGGTGCAGCTGCCGACGCTGGCGGTCTCGCGGGTCAAGCACTGCGAAGTGGTGACGCTGACGCCGACGCGGTTGCTGCTAGTGCTCATCACCGACAACGGGCGGGTGGACCAGAGGAATGTGGAGCTCGCTCAGCCGATCGGCGAGGAGGCGCTCGCTCAATTGCGGGATCTGCTCAACCGGGCGCTCGTGGGCAAGACAATGGCGGACGCGTCGACCTCGCTGGTGATCCTCGCAGACGAGGCGCCGAGCGACATTGCGGACCCGCTGAACAGCGCGATTTCGGTGCTCATCGACACGCTGGTGGAGAACCCGAGCGACCGGGTCCTGATCGCGGGCGCGTCGAATCTGATGCCCAAGACCACTGATTTGCTCAGCGTCGTGGAGGCGCTCGAGGAACAGGTGGTCGTGCTGAAGCTGCTGACCAACCTGCCGGAGCTGGGCAATGTCTCGGTGGTGATCGGGCAGGAGAACGAGGACGAGGAGCTGTCGAAGGCCAGCATCGTGACCTCCGGCTATGGTGCTGCGGGCGAGACGCTCGGCGGGCTCGGTGTTCTCGGGCCGACGTACATGGACTACCCCGGTACCATGCGTAAGGTCGCTGCCGTGGCGCACTACATCAGCCACATCCTCGGCGAAGAGGGCGGATGA
- the hemW gene encoding radical SAM family heme chaperone HemW: protein MSFGVYVHVPFCATRCGYCDFNTYTPSETESSYEAYLVALEKELELAAEKVGRTADTVFVGGGTPSLLGADGLGRILTRIKNTFSLSNDAEVTTESNPESTSPEYFEGLKAAGFTRVSLGMQSASTPVLKVLDRQHTPGRAVEAAKEAKRAGFEHVNLDLIYGTPTETDDDVRKSLDAVLSADVDHVSAYSLIVEDGTAMARKIRKGQLPAPEEDVYADRYEIIADRLESAGFDWYEVSNWAKPGGECRHNLLYWQGGNWWGAGPGAHGYVERFRYVNVKRPEKYEQMLAANEFPIDGTETISDDEEHFEKIMLGLRLKEGIPREWVGEKARGVVDKHVRGGVLADVAGRIFATDRGRLLIDGVITDILAAE from the coding sequence ATGAGTTTCGGCGTCTACGTCCACGTCCCGTTCTGTGCGACCCGGTGCGGCTACTGCGATTTCAACACCTACACGCCGAGCGAGACGGAAAGCTCGTATGAGGCCTATCTCGTTGCGCTCGAAAAGGAACTGGAGCTGGCAGCGGAAAAGGTCGGCCGGACGGCGGACACCGTGTTCGTCGGGGGCGGGACCCCGTCTCTGCTGGGGGCAGATGGCTTAGGGCGGATCCTGACTCGGATCAAGAACACCTTCAGCTTGTCCAACGATGCGGAGGTGACAACGGAGTCGAATCCGGAATCGACAAGCCCCGAGTATTTCGAGGGACTGAAAGCGGCGGGGTTCACCCGCGTGTCGTTGGGCATGCAGTCGGCGTCGACGCCGGTGTTGAAGGTGCTCGATCGCCAGCACACGCCGGGCAGGGCAGTGGAGGCGGCGAAAGAAGCGAAACGGGCCGGGTTCGAGCACGTGAATCTGGATCTCATCTACGGCACACCGACGGAAACGGACGATGACGTCAGGAAGAGCCTCGATGCGGTGCTCAGTGCGGACGTGGACCATGTGAGTGCGTACTCGTTGATCGTGGAGGACGGCACGGCGATGGCGAGGAAGATCAGGAAGGGCCAGCTGCCGGCACCGGAAGAGGACGTGTACGCCGACCGGTACGAGATCATCGCGGACCGGCTGGAGTCGGCTGGGTTTGACTGGTACGAGGTGTCCAACTGGGCGAAGCCGGGCGGGGAGTGCCGGCACAACCTGCTGTATTGGCAGGGCGGCAACTGGTGGGGCGCAGGCCCGGGCGCGCACGGATACGTTGAACGTTTTCGGTATGTGAATGTGAAGCGGCCGGAGAAATACGAGCAGATGCTCGCCGCCAATGAGTTTCCGATCGACGGCACGGAAACGATCTCTGACGACGAAGAGCACTTCGAGAAGATCATGCTGGGGCTGCGGCTCAAAGAGGGCATTCCGAGGGAATGGGTGGGAGAGAAGGCAAGAGGAGTCGTCGATAAGCATGTGCGCGGCGGCGTGCTCGCGGACGTAGCGGGGCGGATTTTCGCGACCGACCGCGGAAGATTGCTGATCGACGGGGTGATCACGGACATCTTGGCCGCGGAGTGA
- a CDS encoding AMP-binding protein yields MTTYTVPAGFEVAPDENCYSALVATAEKNPDIVLFSRPGEHDWADVTAAEFVAHVRKVAKGLIGIGVEKGDRIALLSGARYEWAVIMQDAINRVNQSVSKAEQIKKFRILPRDLTEEDGELTATLKVKRPVVLDHFAHQMRKLYG; encoded by the coding sequence GTGACCACTTACACTGTTCCCGCTGGCTTCGAGGTCGCTCCCGACGAGAATTGCTACTCGGCGCTGGTGGCCACCGCTGAGAAGAATCCGGATATCGTCCTATTTTCGCGCCCCGGTGAGCATGACTGGGCCGATGTGACGGCGGCGGAATTCGTTGCGCATGTGCGGAAGGTCGCCAAAGGACTCATCGGCATCGGGGTGGAGAAAGGTGATCGAATCGCGCTGCTGTCGGGGGCGCGCTACGAGTGGGCGGTGATCATGCAGGATGCGATCAACCGCGTGAACCAGTCGGTGAGCAAGGCTGAACAGATCAAGAAATTCCGGATTCTCCCGCGCGACCTCACCGAGGAAGACGGCGAGCTCACCGCCACGTTGAAGGTGAAGCGCCCGGTGGTTCTGGACCACTTCGCGCACCAAATGCGGAAGCTTTACGGGTAG